The following are encoded in a window of Scophthalmus maximus strain ysfricsl-2021 chromosome 6, ASM2237912v1, whole genome shotgun sequence genomic DNA:
- the LOC118308844 gene encoding immunoglobulin-like and fibronectin type III domain-containing protein 1 isoform X4: MLRRSKVMDGTATGQGPDAENLNGKEVGIKKKSRVPGVMIIQFIETMPEGKSHPDFTRKPIALTIQEGKFAFFKAIVTGDPKPTVTWSRNNGDVSDTSRYQTKYDPNSDEHTFEMPNVMPDQADTYKCFAINEYGQATVTVVLNVIEVGFKKAKALQQAEEATGNFTTVLKRKSKIRPKSEQHERKDGEIDPKFWELLLSADKKDYERICTEFGVTDFRWMLKKLNEIKKEREEEQAQFVKNLCNLKPIQVNADNSASFEIDMDLLDPSRSIFLYKDGEMIPYTKELGDTLKHSLKQVGRKYIFSMRDLMPEDAGLYQLDVEDVNMFSTDFKIPMVDFLVKIQEVKAKEREDAVFECVLSNPFSKILWFGKNVPLEQGDKFDVEVSEDKLIHRLVVKDCMVVDKGIYSACAGIKSCNAWLVVEADKDAQKGKKAPRKTTRAGGSGVDLQKVAQEQQVKLEKEREERKEQIKAAKEAAAAAPPPELPPAPAPTAAPEAQRDPEPSENAGCKVIFKPGIVNELAVVASDPPVVEVESTEETPAGDSGGEPFITGGLSNIYALCGKPAELTVKMNVECDGAWFKDGAQLTSGDRVTMTKDGTSHKLAIQSCTDKDSGLYRFVSGEQSTQGKVTIGDVPEFDPDDLHKFAKPVTIRVGQNAAFKMPFTPQESLVVSWFKDGTEIKDGGGVKIVREPNHSRLLLRDCLRTDGGEIKIQLKNPFGAVEATSQLIVLDRPGQPEGPVETVETTSSMIEIKWNPPKDDGGSAVTNYIVERQQAGQSLWTKLGDVSADRNSFRDRNVTHGKKYKYRIYAENPEGLSDALETAESIMAGIMILSGPPGAPKVVSASKTCINLTWTPPEDDKGVPIIGYQLEKRKMDTNQWIALNALNEPIEGVNYAVKDVTEGAEYEFRVAAINESGSGDLSPPSAVVCAKNPNMRPCFKDPEDFIVVRAGNSARVKISYEGEPPPEITWLKDDEPISPWINVINTEGMSQLVIHSSKRSDSAIYTINAKNSVGETSFDVEVRVTDEPKTPGPVELEQTVQGKVMISWAPSPDQGLDDRLYYVVSQHDSTTRVWKTVADRLFANTYTANNILPGIEYHFRIYAKNDMGLSDPSQSPTWGANSNRVQITSNGVKSSEICFERPPSILVPLKVHTPPKGYQLFMTCAVRGCPTPTVSWYLNDVCINSDSNYYITNSYGVCSMYILRVRQKDGGEYKVIAVNSFGKAECSTKLVVRD, translated from the exons ATGCCAAACGTTATGCCAGATCAAGCTGATACATACAAATGCTTTGCCATAAATGAATATGGACAAGCCACAGTCACAGTTGTTCTGAATGTTATTGAAG TTGGTTTCAAAAAGGCCAAGGCCCTGCAACAAGCAGAAGAAGCTACTGGGAATTTTACGACTGTACTAAAACGAAAAAG caAGATCCGTCCCAAATCTGAGCAACATGAGAGAAAGGATGGAGAGATTGATCCAAAATTTTGGGAGCTCTTGCTCAGTGCTGATAAGAAAGACTACGAGAGAATCTGTACAGAGTTTGGAGTCACCGACTTTCGCTGGATGCTCAAGAAACTGAATGAAATTaagaaggaaagggaggaggaacaagCTCAG tTTGTCAAAAACCTTTGTAACCTGAAGCCTATTCAGGTCAATGCCGATAACTCTGCATCCTTTGAGATTGACATGGACCTCCTTGACCCAAGCAGGTCAATCTTCCTCTACAAG GATGGCGAAATGATTCCATATACAAAGGAGTTGGGAGATACGCTGAAGCACAGCCTTAAGCAAGTGGGGAGAAAGTATATTTTCAGTATGAGGGACCTGATGCCAGAAGATGCTGGACTGTACCAGTTGGATGTAGAGGATGTGAATATGTTTTCCACTGATTTTAAAA TCCCCATGGTGGATTTCTTGGTGAAAATTCAGGAAGTGAaggcaaaggagagagaagacgctgtgtttgagtgtgtccTGTCAAATCCATTCTCCAAGATTCTGTGGTTTGGCAAGAATGTGCCACTGGAACAAGGGGATAAATTCGATGTCGAGGTTTCAGAGGACAAGCTCATTCACAGGCTGGTGGTCAAAGACTGCATGGTGGTAGACAAAGGAATTTACTCGGCCTGTGCAGGAATAAAATCTTGTAATGCGTGGCTTGTCGTTGAAG CTGACAAAGATgcacaaaaggggaaaaaagcccCAAGGAAAACAACAAGGGCTGGAGGATCTGGAGTGGACTTGCAGAAGGTTGCCCAAGAGCAACAAGTCAaattagagaaagaaagagaagaaagaaaagaacagattAAAGCTGCtaaagaagctgcagcagctgcacctccacctgaacttcctccagctcctgcaccTACTGCTGCTCCTGAGGCGCAGAGAGACCCTGAACCAAGTGAGAATGCTGGCTGCAAGGTTATTTTTAAACCAG GTATAGTAAATGAGCTGGCTGTAGTGGCTTCGGATCCACCGGTTGTGGAGGTAGAAAGCACAG AGGAAACCCCTGCTGGAGATTCGGGAGGAG agCCTTTTATTACCGGTGGACTCTCGAACATTTATGCCCTTTGTGGAAAGCCCGCCGAATTAACTGTGAAGATGAATGTGGAGTGTGATGGGGCCTGGTTTAAAGATGGAGCGCAG TTAACCTCAGGTGACAGGGTCACCATGACCAAAGATGGAACTTCTCACAAACTGGCAATTCAAAGCTGCACAGATAAAGACTCTGGACTTTATCGTTTTGTATCGGGGGAACAAAGTACACAAGGAAAGGTCACTATTGGAG ACGTACCTGAATTTGACCCGGACGACCTCCACAAGTTCGCCAAACCTGTAACAATAAGAGTGGGGCAGAATGCTGCTTTCAAGATGCCCTTTACTCCTCAGGAATCTTTGGTGGTCAGTTGGTTTAAGGATGGCACTGAGATCAAAGACGGAGGTGGAGTTAAGATCGTGCGGGAGCCCAATCACAGCCGACTGTTGCTCAGAGACTGCCTGCGGACTGACGGAGGGGAAATAAAGATCCAACTCAAAAACCCATTTGGGGCCGTGGAGGCGACATCCCAGCTTATTGTGCttg ATCGCCCAGGTCAACCAGAGGGTCCAGTGGAGACTGTTGAAACCACCTCATCTATGATTGAGATTAAATGGAACCCTCCCAAAGATGACGGTGGCTCAGCAGTCACCAACTATATTGTGGAACGGCAGCAGGCAGGACAGAGTTTGTGGACAAAACTTGGGGATGTCTCAGCTGACAGGAACTCCTTCAGAGACAGGAATGTGACTCATGGAAAGAAGTACAAATACCGTATCTATGCAGAAAACCCTGAGGGGCTGAGTGACGCCCTGGAGACAGCTGAAAGCATTATGGCTGGCATAATGA TACTCTCCGGGCCACCTGGTGCCCCCAAAGTGGTGAGTGCCTCTAAGACATGCATCAACTTGACCTGGACCCCTCCAGAGGATGACAAAGGGGTACCAATCATTGGTTATCAATTAGAGAAACGAAAGATGGACACAAATCAGTGGATTGCCCTAAATGCACTTAACGAGCCTATTGAAG GTGTGAACTATGCAGTTAAAGATGTCACTGAGGGAGCAGAGTACGAGTTCAGGGTTGCAGCAATCAATGAGTCAGGATCCGGAGATCTAAGCCCTCCATCTGCAGTGGTGTGTGCAAAGAATCCCAACA TGAGACCTTGTTTTAAAGATCCAGAGGACTTCATTGTTGTAAGAGCAGGAAATTCTGCTCGCGTCAAAATTTCCTATGAG GGTGAACCTCCACCTGAGATCACTTGGCTGAAGGACGATGAGCCAATATCCCCATGGATTAATGTTATTAATACGGAGGGAATGTCTCAGCTCGTTATTCACTCATCAAAGCGGTCGGATTCAGCCATCTACACTATAAACGCCAAAAACTCTGTGGGCGAGACTTCGTTTGACGTTGAGGTTAGAGTCACAG ATGAACCCAAGACTCCAGGGCCTGTGGAGTTAGAGCAAACAGTACAGGGCAAAGTCATGATCTCATGGGCTCCCTCTCCAGACCAGGGGCTCGACGACCGCCTGTACTATGTGGTATCTCAACACGACTCCACCACCAGAGTGTGGAAGACCGTTGCAGATCGCCTCTTCGCTAACACATACACGGCCAACAACATCCTTCCTGGGATTGAGTATCATTTCCGGATCTACGCCAAAAACGATATGGGCCTCTCAGATCCCTCTCAGTCACCGACATGGGGCGCAAACAGCAACAGAG TTCAAATAACTTCAAATGGAGTTAAATCGTCAGAGATTTGCTTCGAGAGGCCTCCGTCCATCCTGGTCCCTCTCAAAGTCCACACACCACCCAAAGGTTACCAGCTCTTCATGACGTGTGCTGTTCGCGGATGCCCTACGCCCACTGTATCCTGGTACCTGAATGACGTCTGCATCAACTCAGACAGCAACTACTACATCACCAACTCGTACGGAGTGTGCTCCATGTATATCCTCAGAGTCCGACAAAAGGATGGCGGTGAATACAAGGTGATCGCAGTCAACTCTTTCGGCAAGGCAGAGTGTTCCACTAAACTTGTTGTTAGAG attaA
- the LOC118308844 gene encoding immunoglobulin-like and fibronectin type III domain-containing protein 1 isoform X5: MLRRSKVMDGTATGQGPDAENLNGKEVGIKKKSRVPGVMIIQFIETMPEGKSHPDFTRKPIALTIQEGKFAFFKAIVTGDPKPTVTWSRNNGDVSDTSRYQTKYDPNSDEHTFEMPNVMPDQADTYKCFAINEYGQATVTVVLNVIEVGFKKAKALQQAEEATGNFTTVLKRKSKIRPKSEQHERKDGEIDPKFWELLLSADKKDYERICTEFGVTDFRWMLKKLNEIKKEREEEQAQFVKNLCNLKPIQVNADNSASFEIDMDLLDPSRSIFLYKDGEMIPYTKELGDTLKHSLKQVGRKYIFSMRDLMPEDAGLYQLDVEDVNMFSTDFKIPMVDFLVKIQEVKAKEREDAVFECVLSNPFSKILWFGKNVPLEQGDKFDVEVSEDKLIHRLVVKDCMVVDKGIYSACAGIKSCNAWLVVEADKDAQKGKKAPRKTTRAGGSGVDLQKVAQEQQVKLEKEREERKEQIKAAKEAAAAAPPPELPPAPAPTAAPEAQRDPEPSENAGCKVIFKPGIVNELAVVASDPPVVEVESTEPFITGGLSNIYALCGKPAELTVKMNVECDGAWFKDGAQLTSGDRVTMTKDGTSHKLAIQSCTDKDSGLYRFVSGEQSTQGKVTIGDVPEFDPDDLHKFAKPVTIRVGQNAAFKMPFTPQESLVVSWFKDGTEIKDGGGVKIVREPNHSRLLLRDCLRTDGGEIKIQLKNPFGAVEATSQLIVLDRPGQPEGPVETVETTSSMIEIKWNPPKDDGGSAVTNYIVERQQAGQSLWTKLGDVSADRNSFRDRNVTHGKKYKYRIYAENPEGLSDALETAESIMAGIMILSGPPGAPKVVSASKTCINLTWTPPEDDKGVPIIGYQLEKRKMDTNQWIALNALNEPIEGVNYAVKDVTEGAEYEFRVAAINESGSGDLSPPSAVVCAKNPNMRPCFKDPEDFIVVRAGNSARVKISYEGEPPPEITWLKDDEPISPWINVINTEGMSQLVIHSSKRSDSAIYTINAKNSVGETSFDVEVRVTDEPKTPGPVELEQTVQGKVMISWAPSPDQGLDDRLYYVVSQHDSTTRVWKTVADRLFANTYTANNILPGIEYHFRIYAKNDMGLSDPSQSPTWGANSNRVQITSNGVKSSEICFERPPSILVPLKVHTPPKGYQLFMTCAVRGCPTPTVSWYLNDVCINSDSNYYITNSYGVCSMYILRVRQKDGGEYKVIAVNSFGKAECSTKLVVRD, encoded by the exons ATGCCAAACGTTATGCCAGATCAAGCTGATACATACAAATGCTTTGCCATAAATGAATATGGACAAGCCACAGTCACAGTTGTTCTGAATGTTATTGAAG TTGGTTTCAAAAAGGCCAAGGCCCTGCAACAAGCAGAAGAAGCTACTGGGAATTTTACGACTGTACTAAAACGAAAAAG caAGATCCGTCCCAAATCTGAGCAACATGAGAGAAAGGATGGAGAGATTGATCCAAAATTTTGGGAGCTCTTGCTCAGTGCTGATAAGAAAGACTACGAGAGAATCTGTACAGAGTTTGGAGTCACCGACTTTCGCTGGATGCTCAAGAAACTGAATGAAATTaagaaggaaagggaggaggaacaagCTCAG tTTGTCAAAAACCTTTGTAACCTGAAGCCTATTCAGGTCAATGCCGATAACTCTGCATCCTTTGAGATTGACATGGACCTCCTTGACCCAAGCAGGTCAATCTTCCTCTACAAG GATGGCGAAATGATTCCATATACAAAGGAGTTGGGAGATACGCTGAAGCACAGCCTTAAGCAAGTGGGGAGAAAGTATATTTTCAGTATGAGGGACCTGATGCCAGAAGATGCTGGACTGTACCAGTTGGATGTAGAGGATGTGAATATGTTTTCCACTGATTTTAAAA TCCCCATGGTGGATTTCTTGGTGAAAATTCAGGAAGTGAaggcaaaggagagagaagacgctgtgtttgagtgtgtccTGTCAAATCCATTCTCCAAGATTCTGTGGTTTGGCAAGAATGTGCCACTGGAACAAGGGGATAAATTCGATGTCGAGGTTTCAGAGGACAAGCTCATTCACAGGCTGGTGGTCAAAGACTGCATGGTGGTAGACAAAGGAATTTACTCGGCCTGTGCAGGAATAAAATCTTGTAATGCGTGGCTTGTCGTTGAAG CTGACAAAGATgcacaaaaggggaaaaaagcccCAAGGAAAACAACAAGGGCTGGAGGATCTGGAGTGGACTTGCAGAAGGTTGCCCAAGAGCAACAAGTCAaattagagaaagaaagagaagaaagaaaagaacagattAAAGCTGCtaaagaagctgcagcagctgcacctccacctgaacttcctccagctcctgcaccTACTGCTGCTCCTGAGGCGCAGAGAGACCCTGAACCAAGTGAGAATGCTGGCTGCAAGGTTATTTTTAAACCAG GTATAGTAAATGAGCTGGCTGTAGTGGCTTCGGATCCACCGGTTGTGGAGGTAGAAAGCACAG agCCTTTTATTACCGGTGGACTCTCGAACATTTATGCCCTTTGTGGAAAGCCCGCCGAATTAACTGTGAAGATGAATGTGGAGTGTGATGGGGCCTGGTTTAAAGATGGAGCGCAG TTAACCTCAGGTGACAGGGTCACCATGACCAAAGATGGAACTTCTCACAAACTGGCAATTCAAAGCTGCACAGATAAAGACTCTGGACTTTATCGTTTTGTATCGGGGGAACAAAGTACACAAGGAAAGGTCACTATTGGAG ACGTACCTGAATTTGACCCGGACGACCTCCACAAGTTCGCCAAACCTGTAACAATAAGAGTGGGGCAGAATGCTGCTTTCAAGATGCCCTTTACTCCTCAGGAATCTTTGGTGGTCAGTTGGTTTAAGGATGGCACTGAGATCAAAGACGGAGGTGGAGTTAAGATCGTGCGGGAGCCCAATCACAGCCGACTGTTGCTCAGAGACTGCCTGCGGACTGACGGAGGGGAAATAAAGATCCAACTCAAAAACCCATTTGGGGCCGTGGAGGCGACATCCCAGCTTATTGTGCttg ATCGCCCAGGTCAACCAGAGGGTCCAGTGGAGACTGTTGAAACCACCTCATCTATGATTGAGATTAAATGGAACCCTCCCAAAGATGACGGTGGCTCAGCAGTCACCAACTATATTGTGGAACGGCAGCAGGCAGGACAGAGTTTGTGGACAAAACTTGGGGATGTCTCAGCTGACAGGAACTCCTTCAGAGACAGGAATGTGACTCATGGAAAGAAGTACAAATACCGTATCTATGCAGAAAACCCTGAGGGGCTGAGTGACGCCCTGGAGACAGCTGAAAGCATTATGGCTGGCATAATGA TACTCTCCGGGCCACCTGGTGCCCCCAAAGTGGTGAGTGCCTCTAAGACATGCATCAACTTGACCTGGACCCCTCCAGAGGATGACAAAGGGGTACCAATCATTGGTTATCAATTAGAGAAACGAAAGATGGACACAAATCAGTGGATTGCCCTAAATGCACTTAACGAGCCTATTGAAG GTGTGAACTATGCAGTTAAAGATGTCACTGAGGGAGCAGAGTACGAGTTCAGGGTTGCAGCAATCAATGAGTCAGGATCCGGAGATCTAAGCCCTCCATCTGCAGTGGTGTGTGCAAAGAATCCCAACA TGAGACCTTGTTTTAAAGATCCAGAGGACTTCATTGTTGTAAGAGCAGGAAATTCTGCTCGCGTCAAAATTTCCTATGAG GGTGAACCTCCACCTGAGATCACTTGGCTGAAGGACGATGAGCCAATATCCCCATGGATTAATGTTATTAATACGGAGGGAATGTCTCAGCTCGTTATTCACTCATCAAAGCGGTCGGATTCAGCCATCTACACTATAAACGCCAAAAACTCTGTGGGCGAGACTTCGTTTGACGTTGAGGTTAGAGTCACAG ATGAACCCAAGACTCCAGGGCCTGTGGAGTTAGAGCAAACAGTACAGGGCAAAGTCATGATCTCATGGGCTCCCTCTCCAGACCAGGGGCTCGACGACCGCCTGTACTATGTGGTATCTCAACACGACTCCACCACCAGAGTGTGGAAGACCGTTGCAGATCGCCTCTTCGCTAACACATACACGGCCAACAACATCCTTCCTGGGATTGAGTATCATTTCCGGATCTACGCCAAAAACGATATGGGCCTCTCAGATCCCTCTCAGTCACCGACATGGGGCGCAAACAGCAACAGAG TTCAAATAACTTCAAATGGAGTTAAATCGTCAGAGATTTGCTTCGAGAGGCCTCCGTCCATCCTGGTCCCTCTCAAAGTCCACACACCACCCAAAGGTTACCAGCTCTTCATGACGTGTGCTGTTCGCGGATGCCCTACGCCCACTGTATCCTGGTACCTGAATGACGTCTGCATCAACTCAGACAGCAACTACTACATCACCAACTCGTACGGAGTGTGCTCCATGTATATCCTCAGAGTCCGACAAAAGGATGGCGGTGAATACAAGGTGATCGCAGTCAACTCTTTCGGCAAGGCAGAGTGTTCCACTAAACTTGTTGTTAGAG attaA
- the LOC118308844 gene encoding immunoglobulin-like and fibronectin type III domain-containing protein 1 isoform X3 yields MLRRSKVMDGTATGQGPDAENLNGKEVGIKKKSRVPGVMIIQFIETMPEGKSHPDFTRKPIALTIQEGKFAFFKAIVTGDPKPTVTWSRNNGDVSDTSRYQTKYDPNSDEHTFEMPNVMPDQADTYKCFAINEYGQATVTVVLNVIEVGFKKAKALQQAEEATGNFTTVLKRKSKIRPKSEQHERKDGEIDPKFWELLLSADKKDYERICTEFGVTDFRWMLKKLNEIKKEREEEQAQFVKNLCNLKPIQVNADNSASFEIDMDLLDPSRSIFLYKDGEMIPYTKELGDTLKHSLKQVGRKYIFSMRDLMPEDAGLYQLDVEDVNMFSTDFKIPMVDFLVKIQEVKAKEREDAVFECVLSNPFSKILWFGKNVPLEQGDKFDVEVSEDKLIHRLVVKDCMVVDKGIYSACAGIKSCNAWLVVEADKDAQKGKKAPRKTTRAGGSGVDLQKVAQEQQVKLEKEREERKEQIKAAKEAAAAAPPPELPPAPAPTAAPEAQRDPEPSIVNELAVVASDPPVVEVESTEETPAGDSGGAEEATGVDQPHADVGGEPFITGGLSNIYALCGKPAELTVKMNVECDGAWFKDGAQLTSGDRVTMTKDGTSHKLAIQSCTDKDSGLYRFVSGEQSTQGKVTIGDVPEFDPDDLHKFAKPVTIRVGQNAAFKMPFTPQESLVVSWFKDGTEIKDGGGVKIVREPNHSRLLLRDCLRTDGGEIKIQLKNPFGAVEATSQLIVLDRPGQPEGPVETVETTSSMIEIKWNPPKDDGGSAVTNYIVERQQAGQSLWTKLGDVSADRNSFRDRNVTHGKKYKYRIYAENPEGLSDALETAESIMAGIMILSGPPGAPKVVSASKTCINLTWTPPEDDKGVPIIGYQLEKRKMDTNQWIALNALNEPIEGVNYAVKDVTEGAEYEFRVAAINESGSGDLSPPSAVVCAKNPNMRPCFKDPEDFIVVRAGNSARVKISYEGEPPPEITWLKDDEPISPWINVINTEGMSQLVIHSSKRSDSAIYTINAKNSVGETSFDVEVRVTDEPKTPGPVELEQTVQGKVMISWAPSPDQGLDDRLYYVVSQHDSTTRVWKTVADRLFANTYTANNILPGIEYHFRIYAKNDMGLSDPSQSPTWGANSNRVQITSNGVKSSEICFERPPSILVPLKVHTPPKGYQLFMTCAVRGCPTPTVSWYLNDVCINSDSNYYITNSYGVCSMYILRVRQKDGGEYKVIAVNSFGKAECSTKLVVRD; encoded by the exons ATGCCAAACGTTATGCCAGATCAAGCTGATACATACAAATGCTTTGCCATAAATGAATATGGACAAGCCACAGTCACAGTTGTTCTGAATGTTATTGAAG TTGGTTTCAAAAAGGCCAAGGCCCTGCAACAAGCAGAAGAAGCTACTGGGAATTTTACGACTGTACTAAAACGAAAAAG caAGATCCGTCCCAAATCTGAGCAACATGAGAGAAAGGATGGAGAGATTGATCCAAAATTTTGGGAGCTCTTGCTCAGTGCTGATAAGAAAGACTACGAGAGAATCTGTACAGAGTTTGGAGTCACCGACTTTCGCTGGATGCTCAAGAAACTGAATGAAATTaagaaggaaagggaggaggaacaagCTCAG tTTGTCAAAAACCTTTGTAACCTGAAGCCTATTCAGGTCAATGCCGATAACTCTGCATCCTTTGAGATTGACATGGACCTCCTTGACCCAAGCAGGTCAATCTTCCTCTACAAG GATGGCGAAATGATTCCATATACAAAGGAGTTGGGAGATACGCTGAAGCACAGCCTTAAGCAAGTGGGGAGAAAGTATATTTTCAGTATGAGGGACCTGATGCCAGAAGATGCTGGACTGTACCAGTTGGATGTAGAGGATGTGAATATGTTTTCCACTGATTTTAAAA TCCCCATGGTGGATTTCTTGGTGAAAATTCAGGAAGTGAaggcaaaggagagagaagacgctgtgtttgagtgtgtccTGTCAAATCCATTCTCCAAGATTCTGTGGTTTGGCAAGAATGTGCCACTGGAACAAGGGGATAAATTCGATGTCGAGGTTTCAGAGGACAAGCTCATTCACAGGCTGGTGGTCAAAGACTGCATGGTGGTAGACAAAGGAATTTACTCGGCCTGTGCAGGAATAAAATCTTGTAATGCGTGGCTTGTCGTTGAAG CTGACAAAGATgcacaaaaggggaaaaaagcccCAAGGAAAACAACAAGGGCTGGAGGATCTGGAGTGGACTTGCAGAAGGTTGCCCAAGAGCAACAAGTCAaattagagaaagaaagagaagaaagaaaagaacagattAAAGCTGCtaaagaagctgcagcagctgcacctccacctgaacttcctccagctcctgcaccTACTGCTGCTCCTGAGGCGCAGAGAGACCCTGAACCAA GTATAGTAAATGAGCTGGCTGTAGTGGCTTCGGATCCACCGGTTGTGGAGGTAGAAAGCACAG AGGAAACCCCTGCTGGAGATTCGGGAGGAG CTGAGGAAGCCACTGGCGTTGATCAACCACACGCAGATGTAGGAGGTG agCCTTTTATTACCGGTGGACTCTCGAACATTTATGCCCTTTGTGGAAAGCCCGCCGAATTAACTGTGAAGATGAATGTGGAGTGTGATGGGGCCTGGTTTAAAGATGGAGCGCAG TTAACCTCAGGTGACAGGGTCACCATGACCAAAGATGGAACTTCTCACAAACTGGCAATTCAAAGCTGCACAGATAAAGACTCTGGACTTTATCGTTTTGTATCGGGGGAACAAAGTACACAAGGAAAGGTCACTATTGGAG ACGTACCTGAATTTGACCCGGACGACCTCCACAAGTTCGCCAAACCTGTAACAATAAGAGTGGGGCAGAATGCTGCTTTCAAGATGCCCTTTACTCCTCAGGAATCTTTGGTGGTCAGTTGGTTTAAGGATGGCACTGAGATCAAAGACGGAGGTGGAGTTAAGATCGTGCGGGAGCCCAATCACAGCCGACTGTTGCTCAGAGACTGCCTGCGGACTGACGGAGGGGAAATAAAGATCCAACTCAAAAACCCATTTGGGGCCGTGGAGGCGACATCCCAGCTTATTGTGCttg ATCGCCCAGGTCAACCAGAGGGTCCAGTGGAGACTGTTGAAACCACCTCATCTATGATTGAGATTAAATGGAACCCTCCCAAAGATGACGGTGGCTCAGCAGTCACCAACTATATTGTGGAACGGCAGCAGGCAGGACAGAGTTTGTGGACAAAACTTGGGGATGTCTCAGCTGACAGGAACTCCTTCAGAGACAGGAATGTGACTCATGGAAAGAAGTACAAATACCGTATCTATGCAGAAAACCCTGAGGGGCTGAGTGACGCCCTGGAGACAGCTGAAAGCATTATGGCTGGCATAATGA TACTCTCCGGGCCACCTGGTGCCCCCAAAGTGGTGAGTGCCTCTAAGACATGCATCAACTTGACCTGGACCCCTCCAGAGGATGACAAAGGGGTACCAATCATTGGTTATCAATTAGAGAAACGAAAGATGGACACAAATCAGTGGATTGCCCTAAATGCACTTAACGAGCCTATTGAAG GTGTGAACTATGCAGTTAAAGATGTCACTGAGGGAGCAGAGTACGAGTTCAGGGTTGCAGCAATCAATGAGTCAGGATCCGGAGATCTAAGCCCTCCATCTGCAGTGGTGTGTGCAAAGAATCCCAACA TGAGACCTTGTTTTAAAGATCCAGAGGACTTCATTGTTGTAAGAGCAGGAAATTCTGCTCGCGTCAAAATTTCCTATGAG GGTGAACCTCCACCTGAGATCACTTGGCTGAAGGACGATGAGCCAATATCCCCATGGATTAATGTTATTAATACGGAGGGAATGTCTCAGCTCGTTATTCACTCATCAAAGCGGTCGGATTCAGCCATCTACACTATAAACGCCAAAAACTCTGTGGGCGAGACTTCGTTTGACGTTGAGGTTAGAGTCACAG ATGAACCCAAGACTCCAGGGCCTGTGGAGTTAGAGCAAACAGTACAGGGCAAAGTCATGATCTCATGGGCTCCCTCTCCAGACCAGGGGCTCGACGACCGCCTGTACTATGTGGTATCTCAACACGACTCCACCACCAGAGTGTGGAAGACCGTTGCAGATCGCCTCTTCGCTAACACATACACGGCCAACAACATCCTTCCTGGGATTGAGTATCATTTCCGGATCTACGCCAAAAACGATATGGGCCTCTCAGATCCCTCTCAGTCACCGACATGGGGCGCAAACAGCAACAGAG TTCAAATAACTTCAAATGGAGTTAAATCGTCAGAGATTTGCTTCGAGAGGCCTCCGTCCATCCTGGTCCCTCTCAAAGTCCACACACCACCCAAAGGTTACCAGCTCTTCATGACGTGTGCTGTTCGCGGATGCCCTACGCCCACTGTATCCTGGTACCTGAATGACGTCTGCATCAACTCAGACAGCAACTACTACATCACCAACTCGTACGGAGTGTGCTCCATGTATATCCTCAGAGTCCGACAAAAGGATGGCGGTGAATACAAGGTGATCGCAGTCAACTCTTTCGGCAAGGCAGAGTGTTCCACTAAACTTGTTGTTAGAG attaA